From the Sediminitomix flava genome, one window contains:
- a CDS encoding glycosyltransferase family 9 protein produces the protein MKSVTRIENISSESKIAIYLTEDEGSPLLGLALANALKKRYQQHNVIWIGDLSSEELLLKSPSVDEFHSLSSIKKESFFSDNKIEIIFFLSRWNPLAKLAKKAKVPHRITFKESFKDRWLYSQTLQRDLNLPLYKQYLQFASFLDGEIEEDSAMNFPYPDEYDRLMQFKGTIKKDAVNLILMPYKKGAKWIYPLPNYFDLVEKLPRYRFQFFILGSEQDGEMIRKYQPNLFYPPSVTDMTGKLSSEETYDFIAAADGLVSFDHTSLQLAAELKISAFGIISPKHKNHFLPNEKLQLLFNEKEECNCVTPPCKCQQTYPVEDLIQHVLNTFGETEDIE, from the coding sequence ATGAAAAGTGTTACAAGAATAGAAAATATATCTTCAGAATCTAAAATTGCAATCTACCTCACAGAAGATGAAGGCTCTCCATTATTGGGTTTAGCACTTGCAAATGCCCTCAAAAAAAGATATCAACAACACAATGTTATATGGATAGGAGATCTATCATCAGAAGAACTACTGCTAAAGAGTCCATCCGTTGATGAATTCCATAGTTTGAGCAGTATTAAAAAAGAATCTTTCTTTAGTGATAACAAGATTGAGATTATCTTTTTCTTATCTCGTTGGAACCCTTTGGCAAAGCTAGCGAAGAAGGCAAAAGTTCCGCACAGAATCACATTTAAAGAAAGTTTTAAAGACCGATGGCTCTATTCACAAACGCTTCAAAGAGACTTAAATCTTCCTTTATATAAACAGTATCTTCAATTTGCTAGCTTTTTAGATGGAGAAATAGAAGAGGATTCGGCTATGAACTTCCCGTATCCAGACGAGTATGACAGATTGATGCAGTTTAAAGGAACAATTAAAAAAGATGCCGTTAATCTGATTCTGATGCCTTATAAGAAAGGAGCTAAATGGATTTACCCTTTGCCTAATTATTTTGATTTGGTAGAGAAGCTGCCCCGTTATCGTTTTCAGTTCTTTATTCTAGGTTCTGAACAGGATGGTGAAATGATCAGAAAATATCAGCCAAATCTTTTCTATCCTCCTTCAGTAACCGATATGACTGGAAAACTGTCTTCAGAAGAAACTTACGACTTCATTGCGGCGGCTGATGGACTTGTTTCTTTTGATCATACAAGTCTACAACTCGCTGCCGAACTAAAAATTTCTGCATTCGGAATCATTTCTCCGAAGCATAAGAATCATTTCTTACCCAATGAAAAGCTCCAATTGCTATTCAATGAGAAAGAAGAGTGTAATTGTGTAACTCCACCATGCAAGTGTCAGCAAACTTATCCTGTAGAAGATTTGATTCAACATGTTTTGAATACATTTGGGGAAACAGAAGATATAGAGTAG
- a CDS encoding sigma-70 family RNA polymerase sigma factor produces the protein MGEQTTKKNQYSEEEKDRVFNAEFMPHIDSMYNFAYKLTLDEEDAKDLVQDTYMKAYRFISSFERGTNAKAWLFRILKNSFINDYRRKSKQPSKIDYNEVESIYNSDDVDHNITVDLRQETMQNRIGDEVTNALNSLAVDFRIVIILCDLEGFTYEEMAKILDIPIGTVRSRLHRARNLMKEKLALYAQSMGYNTKKAKLEHQHIEGFNGDQDAI, from the coding sequence ATGGGAGAACAAACTACCAAAAAGAATCAGTACTCAGAAGAAGAAAAGGACCGCGTGTTCAATGCTGAGTTCATGCCCCATATTGACTCAATGTATAACTTTGCTTACAAACTCACTTTAGATGAAGAGGATGCAAAAGATCTTGTACAAGATACTTATATGAAAGCATACCGATTCATTTCATCTTTTGAAAGGGGCACCAATGCGAAAGCATGGCTTTTCAGGATTCTAAAAAATAGTTTTATCAATGATTATCGACGCAAAAGTAAACAACCTTCTAAAATAGACTACAATGAAGTGGAAAGCATTTACAATTCTGATGATGTAGACCACAACATTACTGTCGATTTGCGTCAAGAAACAATGCAAAATAGAATCGGAGACGAAGTGACCAATGCGCTTAATTCTTTAGCAGTAGATTTCCGAATTGTCATTATCCTATGTGACCTGGAAGGGTTTACATACGAAGAAATGGCAAAAATCTTGGATATCCCGATTGGTACAGTCCGTTCTCGTTTGCACCGTGCCCGAAATCTCATGAAAGAAAAATTGGCACTTTATGCACAAAGCATGGGCTATAATACCAAGAAAGCCAAGCTTGAGCATCAGCACATTGAAGGTTTCAATGGCGATCAAGATGCTATTTAA
- the gmk gene encoding guanylate kinase produces the protein MSSGKIIIFSAPSGAGKTTIVRHLLGKDERLTFSVSATTRQPRPNEVDGKDYYFLSVSDFENKIKNEEFAEYEQVYEGLFYGTLKAEIERIWSLGKHVVLDVDVKGGISIKKIYKEKALAIFVMPPSVDCLLERLIGRNTETEESIKMRTEKAEYELSFENEFDVSVINDKLEKACAESENLINTFIGQ, from the coding sequence ATGAGTTCGGGGAAAATCATCATCTTCTCAGCACCGTCTGGAGCTGGTAAAACGACAATTGTAAGACACCTTCTTGGCAAAGATGAGCGTTTAACATTTTCAGTTTCAGCAACTACACGCCAACCACGTCCGAATGAGGTTGACGGAAAAGATTATTATTTCCTTTCGGTAAGTGATTTTGAAAATAAAATCAAGAATGAAGAATTTGCCGAATATGAGCAAGTTTATGAAGGTCTGTTTTATGGAACGCTGAAAGCAGAAATTGAGCGTATTTGGAGCTTAGGCAAGCATGTTGTGCTAGATGTAGATGTGAAAGGTGGTATTAGCATTAAGAAAATCTACAAAGAAAAAGCCTTAGCCATTTTTGTAATGCCTCCTTCTGTAGATTGTTTGCTAGAACGTCTGATTGGTAGAAATACAGAAACGGAAGAAAGCATTAAGATGCGAACAGAAAAAGCAGAATACGAATTGTCTTTTGAAAATGAATTTGATGTTTCTGTGATCAATGATAAGCTAGAAAAAGCTTGTGCAGAATCGGAAAACTTAATCAATACATTTATAGGGCAGTAA
- the nadD gene encoding nicotinate (nicotinamide) nucleotide adenylyltransferase, which translates to MKVGLFFGSFNPIHVGHLIIANRMAESQEVDQVWFVVSPQNPFKKKKSLAHEFDRLDMVRLAISDNPLFNVSDIEFRMPRPSFTVDTLTYLSEKYPSYDFKLIVGEDNLEHFPKWKNYETVLDEYGLLVYPRPNSNASDLVKHPNVKFIEAPLVDISATYIRKSIAEGLSLRYMVHEEVINYIESKKLYM; encoded by the coding sequence ATGAAAGTAGGCTTATTTTTTGGTTCATTCAATCCTATCCATGTTGGGCATCTGATTATAGCCAACCGAATGGCAGAAAGCCAAGAAGTAGATCAGGTGTGGTTTGTTGTTTCTCCTCAAAACCCTTTTAAAAAGAAAAAGTCGTTAGCGCATGAGTTTGACCGATTGGATATGGTCAGACTAGCCATTTCAGACAATCCACTTTTTAATGTTTCTGACATTGAGTTTCGTATGCCTCGCCCGAGTTTTACGGTAGATACTCTTACCTATTTGTCAGAAAAATATCCTTCTTATGATTTTAAGCTGATTGTAGGAGAAGATAATCTAGAGCATTTCCCGAAATGGAAAAACTATGAGACTGTTTTGGATGAGTATGGATTATTGGTTTACCCCAGACCAAACTCAAATGCATCTGATTTAGTAAAACACCCTAATGTCAAGTTTATTGAAGCTCCTCTAGTTGACATTTCTGCTACTTATATCCGTAAGTCTATTGCTGAAGGTTTGTCTTTACGCTACATGGTACATGAAGAGGTCATCAACTACATAGAAAGCAAAAAACTCTACATGTAA
- a CDS encoding tetratricopeptide repeat protein: MRKLVLLFFVSWCYTVAFAQSDLGLSSYVEGEKLRESGQYLLAIDQYNQAISEDPKNFNFHFKKGMCYYKLRQADNAMESLLKAVELKPEVAEAHAKLGKLYEYKEKVDKSIEHYNHAFKYDDSPQKKLEYKNNILKLLIQLDRLDDTETHLVDILDINPRNVRALYYYAKLMNQRGEYSKAKDAASAGLDILRGSSPKETARFYYEQGYASYHLHEYDQLSDILSKANYGPYRALVTKMTPTYKYRVAKSYFEIYEYEKARELLSDAMMIDNSNPKVHELQIEIAHATTDKSEIIAFNNEILAHEENPVTRAQKHAELAQLYLVQGKYQQAIKMADMCLQQMPEHYLVGYIKAISYYKSENTKKAVDQLKELVKYRGLDLETKAQYNFSLGVIANEYGEWDTAKRALKTARLDNSYRYAATELLEEITLKH, encoded by the coding sequence ATGAGAAAGCTGGTTTTACTATTCTTTGTGTCGTGGTGCTATACGGTGGCATTTGCACAAAGTGATCTAGGCCTATCTTCTTATGTAGAGGGGGAAAAGCTGAGAGAAAGCGGACAATATTTGTTGGCGATCGATCAGTATAATCAAGCTATTTCTGAAGACCCAAAAAATTTCAACTTTCACTTCAAGAAAGGAATGTGCTACTACAAACTTCGACAAGCAGATAATGCAATGGAGAGTTTGTTGAAAGCTGTTGAGCTAAAACCTGAAGTAGCTGAAGCTCACGCTAAGCTTGGAAAGCTATACGAATACAAGGAAAAAGTTGATAAATCTATAGAGCATTATAATCATGCGTTCAAGTATGATGACTCTCCTCAAAAGAAATTAGAGTATAAAAATAATATTCTGAAACTCTTAATTCAGTTGGATAGATTGGATGATACAGAAACTCATTTGGTAGATATTCTTGATATCAACCCAAGAAATGTGAGAGCTTTGTATTATTACGCTAAGCTGATGAATCAAAGAGGAGAATACTCAAAGGCAAAAGATGCGGCATCGGCAGGGCTTGATATTTTGAGAGGTAGTTCACCCAAAGAAACAGCTCGCTTTTATTATGAGCAAGGTTATGCTTCTTATCACCTTCATGAGTATGATCAACTTTCCGATATTCTTTCAAAAGCCAATTATGGTCCTTACCGTGCGTTGGTTACTAAGATGACCCCAACTTATAAATACCGAGTGGCAAAAAGCTATTTTGAAATTTATGAGTATGAAAAAGCAAGAGAGTTATTGTCTGATGCGATGATGATTGATAATTCTAATCCGAAAGTACATGAGCTTCAAATTGAAATTGCACATGCTACTACGGATAAATCGGAGATCATTGCCTTCAATAATGAGATTTTGGCACATGAGGAAAACCCTGTGACTAGAGCACAAAAACACGCAGAATTAGCTCAACTGTATTTGGTACAAGGGAAATATCAGCAAGCGATTAAGATGGCTGATATGTGTTTACAACAAATGCCAGAGCATTATTTGGTAGGCTATATCAAGGCGATTTCTTACTATAAGAGTGAAAATACAAAGAAAGCCGTTGATCAATTGAAAGAATTGGTGAAGTACAGAGGTTTAGATTTGGAAACGAAAGCTCAATACAACTTTTCTCTAGGTGTTATAGCTAATGAATACGGAGAATGGGATACAGCGAAAAGAGCTTTAAAAACAGCCCGCTTAGATAATTCATATCGTTATGCAGCCACAGAGCTTTTGGAAGAGATTACACTGAAGCATTAA
- a CDS encoding rhomboid family protein: MNTFVNDFKSVWNRPNNIVPRLIIINVAIFVLSALVYLVCKYTGNIGFYQQYIFRNYALPPDIVDFLFHPWTLVTYFFSHSINDFLHIIFNMLLLYWFGDLLGQMIGERKVLALYVLGGLAGGLIYLLSYNLIPPLVAAKGGVSGLVGASASVYAIIIALATLSPDYKVPLLLFGPVKLKYIAIVPVAFSLFGIAGPNAGGNIAHLGGALIGFVYIRSMQKGNDIGRPILSTLDFLAGLFSKKPRLKVTKNKKYTNATATDSNGMPDQKIIDAILDKISESGYEKLSKEEKELLFKASQKKH; encoded by the coding sequence ATGAACACCTTCGTAAATGATTTTAAATCTGTGTGGAATCGGCCAAATAATATCGTTCCGAGGCTGATTATTATCAATGTGGCAATCTTCGTGCTTTCTGCATTGGTATACCTTGTATGTAAATACACAGGCAACATCGGATTTTACCAACAGTACATATTCAGAAATTACGCCTTACCACCAGATATTGTAGATTTCCTATTTCATCCGTGGACTTTAGTTACGTATTTCTTTTCTCATAGCATCAATGATTTTCTGCATATCATCTTCAATATGCTATTACTTTATTGGTTCGGAGATTTACTCGGACAAATGATTGGAGAAAGGAAGGTATTAGCCTTGTATGTACTTGGAGGCCTAGCAGGAGGACTTATTTATTTACTATCCTATAATCTTATTCCTCCACTTGTAGCTGCAAAAGGAGGCGTTAGCGGACTTGTAGGTGCTTCAGCCAGTGTATATGCTATTATCATTGCATTAGCGACACTCTCTCCCGATTATAAAGTGCCACTGCTTTTATTTGGTCCAGTCAAATTGAAGTACATCGCGATAGTGCCTGTAGCATTTTCTTTATTCGGAATTGCAGGCCCTAATGCAGGTGGTAATATTGCTCACTTAGGAGGTGCACTAATCGGTTTTGTGTATATCAGATCAATGCAAAAAGGAAATGACATTGGAAGACCAATTCTATCTACCTTAGATTTTCTTGCAGGTTTATTCAGTAAAAAGCCTCGTTTAAAAGTCACGAAGAATAAAAAATACACCAACGCCACTGCTACTGATTCAAATGGTATGCCTGACCAAAAAATTATAGATGCCATTCTGGATAAAATTTCAGAGTCAGGATATGAAAAACTGAGCAAAGAAGAGAAAGAATTACTCTTTAAAGCCAGCCAGAAAAAGCACTAG
- a CDS encoding rhomboid family intramembrane serine protease, which translates to MGRQITPIVKNLLIINIGVFILVEFLRSTFNIDVTNLFSYHYPGSPDFQIYQFVTYMFMHGSFMHLFSNMFGLFIFGPLLEQVLGSKRFLQLYMIAGIGTGLIYGGINYFEMTQIQDAYYAFVSNPTPQAFIDFFTNYGPEFNQLNPAHRMDFYEFMHTTFPADPSNKVYINEATQYVQYFYDQHLNYSMVGASGAIFALIMAFGLIFPNMQLMLLFPPIPIKAKFLVMFYGAYEIYELMLQSPGDNVAHLAHILGMGFAYVLLKMWKVQRLY; encoded by the coding sequence ATGGGAAGACAGATCACACCTATAGTTAAGAATTTACTCATCATAAATATCGGTGTATTTATACTTGTCGAGTTTTTGAGGAGTACTTTTAATATAGATGTAACCAACTTGTTTAGTTATCACTATCCGGGGTCTCCCGATTTTCAGATCTATCAATTTGTTACTTACATGTTTATGCACGGGAGCTTCATGCACCTTTTCAGTAACATGTTCGGACTCTTCATTTTTGGACCTTTACTGGAACAAGTACTAGGCTCAAAACGATTCTTACAATTATATATGATTGCAGGTATTGGTACAGGACTTATCTATGGAGGTATCAATTACTTTGAAATGACTCAGATTCAAGATGCTTATTATGCTTTTGTATCCAACCCGACTCCTCAAGCATTTATTGACTTCTTCACCAACTATGGCCCTGAGTTTAATCAATTGAACCCTGCACACCGCATGGATTTTTATGAGTTTATGCACACTACCTTCCCTGCCGACCCTTCAAATAAAGTATATATCAATGAAGCTACTCAATATGTTCAGTACTTCTACGATCAGCACTTGAATTATAGTATGGTTGGTGCATCGGGGGCTATTTTTGCACTCATCATGGCATTCGGACTTATCTTCCCGAATATGCAATTGATGTTGTTATTCCCTCCAATACCAATCAAAGCAAAATTCTTAGTAATGTTCTATGGAGCCTATGAAATATACGAATTAATGCTCCAAAGTCCGGGTGACAATGTAGCTCACTTGGCGCACATTTTAGGGATGGGTTTTGCCTATGTTCTCTTAAAAATGTGGAAAGTTCAAAGACTTTATTAA
- the recJ gene encoding single-stranded-DNA-specific exonuclease RecJ, whose product MIKTSSTRWIFPKPISSAYIPKTFQKLSPLIQQILLQRGISSEEKARLFFSAHLHDLHDPFLMFQMQKASDRITEAVENDEKILFYGDYDTDGITSVALMISFFREACPNFTYYIPDRYQEGYGLSERGVTYAIEENCGLVILLDCGISEQENIKTLQENQIDVIVCDHHLPSKELPEAFAILNPKQQNCDYPLKELSGCGIGFKLLQAFSIQNEIPEDLLWNWTGLVALSIAADIVPVEGENRILLQEGLKRFSQYIPTLGLQKLFYHAGVPALPDVHDLVFKLAPRINAAGRIAHANLALQLLISDDEKEANRLSLDLEQKNQLRKKYDQEATSLALELLDNIPEEKLTTVLYHPEWHKGIIGIVASRCIEQKYRPTIILTEHEDGLLTGSARSVEGVNIHGLLSDCKHLLESFGGHASAAGLSLKAENLIAFQEVFEESMHKKYGQSFLQKSINIDAELSLSELTEEFYEQLQLLAPFGPSNRRPVFCVRNLTLASPIRILKGKHLKLQVKHPHSYRYFEAIAFNKADEMSLFENGELFALCFSLTENTFRDKRVLQLEIKEIQLEKNSALWEDRSHL is encoded by the coding sequence ATGATAAAAACGTCATCCACTCGTTGGATTTTCCCTAAACCAATTTCTTCAGCATATATACCAAAAACATTTCAAAAGCTTTCTCCTCTGATACAGCAGATTCTCCTACAACGAGGAATCTCCTCAGAGGAGAAAGCTCGCTTGTTTTTTTCAGCTCACCTACACGATCTTCATGATCCTTTTCTCATGTTTCAAATGCAAAAAGCTTCTGATCGAATAACAGAGGCTGTAGAAAATGATGAAAAGATTCTTTTTTACGGCGACTACGATACAGACGGAATCACCTCTGTCGCTTTGATGATTTCATTTTTTAGAGAAGCCTGCCCAAACTTCACTTATTACATTCCCGATCGTTACCAAGAAGGCTACGGACTTTCTGAAAGAGGAGTAACGTATGCAATAGAAGAGAACTGTGGACTCGTTATTCTTCTTGATTGTGGAATCAGTGAACAAGAAAATATAAAGACACTACAAGAAAATCAGATTGATGTAATCGTCTGTGATCACCATTTGCCTTCTAAAGAATTACCCGAAGCTTTTGCGATCTTAAATCCGAAACAGCAAAATTGTGATTACCCACTCAAGGAGTTGAGTGGCTGTGGTATTGGTTTCAAACTTCTGCAAGCCTTTTCCATTCAAAATGAGATTCCAGAAGATTTACTATGGAATTGGACAGGCCTAGTAGCCTTGAGTATTGCAGCTGATATTGTACCTGTTGAAGGAGAAAACAGAATTTTACTACAAGAAGGACTGAAAAGATTCTCTCAATACATCCCGACTTTAGGGTTACAAAAACTCTTTTATCATGCGGGAGTCCCTGCTCTGCCCGATGTTCATGACCTTGTTTTCAAACTCGCCCCTCGTATAAATGCAGCAGGTCGTATAGCTCATGCAAATCTTGCCTTACAACTGCTCATATCTGACGATGAAAAAGAAGCAAACCGATTAAGTCTTGACCTTGAACAGAAAAATCAACTTCGTAAAAAATACGATCAAGAAGCGACCTCTTTAGCATTAGAACTCTTAGATAATATACCTGAAGAGAAACTAACAACAGTCTTATACCACCCCGAATGGCATAAAGGAATTATTGGGATTGTGGCCTCAAGATGTATTGAGCAAAAATATAGACCTACAATAATCCTCACAGAACATGAAGATGGCTTACTCACAGGTTCTGCCAGATCGGTAGAAGGTGTTAATATCCATGGCTTACTTTCTGATTGTAAACATCTCCTTGAATCTTTTGGAGGACATGCAAGTGCTGCAGGCTTGAGTCTGAAAGCAGAGAACTTGATTGCTTTTCAAGAAGTTTTTGAAGAAAGCATGCACAAGAAATATGGACAGTCTTTTCTTCAAAAATCGATTAATATAGATGCTGAGCTAAGTTTAAGTGAGCTTACAGAAGAATTTTATGAGCAGTTACAACTGTTAGCTCCTTTCGGACCATCAAACAGAAGACCTGTTTTCTGTGTTAGAAATTTAACTTTAGCTTCTCCAATTCGTATTCTTAAAGGCAAACACCTTAAATTACAGGTAAAACACCCTCATTCTTACCGTTATTTTGAAGCTATAGCCTTCAATAAAGCTGACGAAATGTCATTATTTGAGAATGGAGAACTATTTGCCCTATGTTTTTCGCTCACTGAAAATACTTTCAGAGACAAACGAGTGCTGCAATTAGAGATAAAAGAGATTCAATTAGAAAAAAATAGTGCGTTATGGGAAGACAGATCACACCTATAG
- a CDS encoding peptidase domain-containing ABC transporter — protein sequence MNATQFIPICRRLASIISFDYKSESLKDQFNNDTNYEDNVVAFLQDLSSKAQKIDLALIRHQVTVSDFQQLVAEANYPIFSFYEEQGKLTPVIFYKPDRKSLSAYAYFDNEEVLLEDPEDALPFIHINAEGLVEYVAPIPLDSLVSSDKDLEKSKGPVQRLMALLGAEKKDILYIYFYAIIISIISLVLPVGVQAVIEMVAGGVVFDSIALLITIIIVATLVTGGLQIMQISLVEIIQRRIFVKAALEYTYRLPRMKVESILGEYAPELMNRFFDILNIQKGLPKLLIDLSAAVLQIIFGLVLLSFYHPLFIVFGLILVSVLIALFYYTGPKGLRASLIESKYKYKVVHWLEEIARTLYSFKLAGSAGLSVEKTDTYTSNYLRYRKKLFKVLIGQYSYIVVFKTLVTGGLLTIGTFLVINREINLGQFVASEIVIVLVLGAVEKLILNIDVVYQSLTAVEKIGYVTDIPLERKGGIHMHKETEGMDIKIKDLSYSYPNASRKVLQNINLEIKGKETVCITGYNNSGKATLINIISGLMENYDGLVSFNKISLRDINLNSLRDTIARNVSEDELFDGTILENITMGKAKVKYQDVIWALESVNLLDFVNMQKDGLQTMITSGGQSYSSSIASKLILARCIAERPKLLILNKSFSKINKPERLQLISFLMNKENPWTLLCISNDPLMLSACDRVVLMDNGQIACEGSYEQMIKNDKFRDCMIDPDSII from the coding sequence ATGAACGCTACGCAGTTTATTCCTATTTGTAGGCGGCTTGCATCAATTATATCTTTTGATTATAAGTCTGAATCTTTAAAAGATCAATTTAATAATGATACAAACTACGAAGATAATGTAGTTGCCTTTTTACAGGATTTAAGCAGTAAAGCTCAGAAAATAGATTTGGCACTGATCCGCCACCAAGTAACGGTATCGGATTTTCAGCAGCTAGTAGCAGAAGCAAACTATCCTATATTTAGCTTTTACGAAGAGCAAGGGAAGCTAACTCCAGTCATTTTCTATAAGCCCGACCGAAAGTCATTGAGTGCCTATGCCTACTTCGATAATGAAGAAGTGCTTCTAGAAGATCCTGAAGATGCCCTGCCTTTTATTCATATTAATGCAGAAGGTTTAGTAGAGTATGTAGCTCCTATTCCATTAGACTCTTTGGTGAGTAGTGATAAAGATTTAGAAAAATCAAAAGGGCCTGTTCAGCGATTGATGGCGCTGTTGGGAGCTGAAAAGAAAGACATTCTTTACATCTATTTCTATGCTATCATTATTTCTATTATCAGTTTGGTACTTCCTGTGGGGGTTCAAGCCGTTATTGAAATGGTAGCTGGTGGTGTAGTATTTGATTCCATCGCACTTCTGATCACAATTATTATTGTAGCTACACTCGTGACAGGAGGGCTTCAGATTATGCAGATTAGTCTCGTGGAGATTATCCAACGACGGATATTTGTGAAGGCTGCCTTGGAGTACACATACAGATTGCCAAGAATGAAGGTTGAGTCTATCTTGGGAGAATATGCTCCCGAGTTGATGAACCGATTCTTCGATATTCTAAATATTCAGAAAGGTCTTCCTAAGTTACTAATTGATTTGTCTGCCGCAGTTTTACAAATCATCTTTGGTTTGGTACTGCTTTCTTTCTATCACCCCTTATTTATTGTATTTGGTCTGATACTCGTTTCTGTCCTGATCGCACTCTTCTATTATACAGGGCCTAAAGGACTTAGGGCAAGTTTGATCGAATCAAAATACAAGTATAAAGTGGTACATTGGCTAGAAGAAATAGCCAGAACACTTTATTCATTCAAATTGGCGGGTAGTGCAGGATTATCTGTAGAGAAAACAGATACCTATACAAGTAATTACCTCAGATACAGGAAAAAACTATTCAAAGTCTTAATCGGACAGTATTCATATATAGTAGTTTTTAAGACCTTAGTGACAGGAGGATTATTGACTATTGGTACTTTTTTGGTTATCAATAGAGAAATAAATCTAGGTCAGTTCGTAGCTTCGGAGATTGTGATTGTTTTGGTATTAGGAGCCGTTGAGAAATTGATTCTTAATATTGATGTGGTTTATCAGTCACTAACAGCTGTTGAGAAAATAGGATATGTAACTGATATTCCATTGGAGCGCAAAGGAGGAATTCATATGCATAAGGAAACGGAAGGTATGGATATAAAAATCAAAGACCTTTCTTATTCTTATCCGAATGCTTCGCGTAAGGTGCTTCAAAATATCAACCTTGAAATAAAAGGAAAGGAAACTGTTTGTATCACAGGATATAATAATTCGGGTAAAGCCACCCTTATCAATATTATATCTGGATTGATGGAAAATTATGATGGCTTAGTTTCTTTCAACAAAATTTCCTTAAGGGATATCAATCTTAACAGTTTAAGAGATACTATTGCAAGAAATGTTTCTGAAGATGAACTCTTCGATGGAACAATCTTGGAAAATATCACAATGGGTAAAGCCAAAGTAAAGTACCAAGATGTGATATGGGCATTGGAAAGTGTCAACTTATTGGACTTCGTGAATATGCAAAAAGATGGTCTTCAGACCATGATTACATCAGGAGGACAAAGCTATTCAAGCAGTATTGCGAGTAAGCTTATTTTGGCAAGATGTATTGCCGAACGTCCGAAATTGCTTATTCTGAACAAATCATTTAGCAAGATCAATAAACCAGAAAGGTTACAATTGATTAGCTTCTTGATGAACAAAGAAAATCCATGGACACTTCTATGTATTTCAAATGATCCTTTAATGCTCTCGGCATGTGATCGAGTGGTATTAATGGATAATGGACAAATTGCTTGCGAAGGTTCTTACGAACAAATGATCAAGAATGACAAATTCAGAGATTGTATGATTGATCCTGATTCTATCATTTAA